Proteins encoded by one window of Grus americana isolate bGruAme1 chromosome 7, bGruAme1.mat, whole genome shotgun sequence:
- the LOC129208912 gene encoding homeobox protein vent1-like yields MNQTELPLAQTKPHGVRPHICCAPPPRAPTSLGSTPLLGRAEPRPRGARPSQPTHSEPCAAERGRDSPREPTDAYPSEPAPDGGWLSADESSGYESESTGGDRAAAAAGGTRGRQRRARTAFTSEQVCRLEKTFQRQKYLGASERRKLAAALQLSEIQIKTWFQNRRMKLKRQIQDHQHSLVSPAPLYSYPPGTPPALFQDGLHYHFAPQHQRLLPFTAVPAVQFSFSFPRYNASQSTYCFMANELPYYHQRFLPHPSFHPVIQNKMDKQCHPLYAL; encoded by the exons ATGAACCAGACCGAACTCCCTTTGGCACAGACCAAGCCCCACGGCGTCAGACCCCACATCTGCTGcgcgccccctccccgcgcccccACTTCTCTCGGCAGTACCCCCCTCCTGGGCAGAGCCGAGCCCCGACCGCGGGGGGCGCGGCCGAGCCAGCCCACGCACAGCGAGCCCTGCGCAGCGGAGCGGGGCCGAGACAGTCCCCGGGAGCCCACCGATGCGTACCCGTCGGAGCCag CCCCCGACGGCGGCTGGCTGAGCGCCGACGAGTCCTCGGGCTACGAGAGCGAGAGCACGGGCGGGGACCgtgccgcggcggcggcgggcgggacCCGCGGGCGGCAGCGACGGGCACGGACCGCCTTCACCTCGGAGCAGGTCTGCcggctggaaaagaccttccAGCGCCAGAAGTACCTGGGAGCCTCGGAGCGGAGGAAGCTGGCGGCTGCCTTGCAGCTCTCGGAGATCCAG aTCAAGACCTGGTTTCAGAACCGGAGGATGAAACTGAAGAGGCAGATACAGGACCACCAGCACAGCCTTGTGTCTCCTGCTCCACTCTACAGCtaccccccagggaccccaccAGCCCTGTTTCAGGATGGCCTCCACTACCACTTTGCTCCACAGCACCAGAGACTCCTGCCTTTTACCGCTGTGCCTGCTGTGCAGTTCAGCTTCTCCTTTCCCAGATACAATGCATCACAAAGCACCTACTGCTTTATGGCAAATGAGCTGCCATACTACCATCAGCgttttcttcctcatccttcTTTCCATCCAGTTATCCAGAACAAAATGGACAAGCAGTGCCACCCCCTATATGCATTAtag